TCGGGGCAAAGCCCCGATTCTCTTCGCTTTCGCCTAGACCGCAAACCCGAGTGCCGTCGCCAGTTCCCGGGCGCTGCCGGTAAACGGCCGGCGTTCCCACAGGGCGTTCTGGGCGGCCCACCAGTCGGGGTGCAGGTCCAGGTCGGCGGCGTGCTTGATGAGGCGGGCGAGCAGTTGCCAGTCCGGGTCCGGGCGGCTGATGAGCCGGGCGGTTTCGGCGGCCAGACGGGCTTCCAGGGCGGCTTTGACCGGGGAGTCGCGGCCGGTCTGTTTGAGGAACAGGTGCAGGAGTTCGCGGCGTTTTTCGGGCAGCGGCAGTTCGAAGACTTCGTGCCAGATGAGTCCCGGCCACAAAGGCAGGAGGAGTGGCGCGAGATTGACGGTATTTTGGGCTTCCTGGCGTTCGGTGACCAGGGACCTGGCAATGGCGGCCTGGGCCAGATTGTTGGCGAAGAAGAGGGCTTCGGCGTAGCGGGTGAAGATATCGGCCAGGGCCTGGCGTTTGTTGACGGGCAGGCCGACGGCTTGGAAGTTGAAGCCTTCTTCCGGGCCGCCTGTTGCGGGCTGGATGCTGGCGCAGCCCTGGAAGGGATCGGCGACGGTTGCCGGGGTGTAGGTCAGGGCGAAGACGTCGGCGGCGGTTTCCAGGCGATAGAGGATGGAGGCGGCGCCGGAGGTGGTTTGGCCGGTGGCGTCTTCGAGGCGGATGGCGACGTCCACGCCGGGCCAGACGACGGTGGCGTCGTGGCCGCCGGCCGGGAGCCGGTTTTCCAGGGCCAGGGTAATAAGGGCCTGGGTGATGAGGGATTTGGGGGTTTCGCGCCGGGGCTTGGCGAGGTTGTCCCAGATGTCGCGGCCGGTGCCCATGGCCGGTTCGTTGGAGACGGCCTCGGCCAGGACGGCGGTGACCTCGGCTTCGGGATCGGCCATGCCGGTGGTGCGGGCCAGTTCGGCGGCGCGCAGGGCAAAGGTCAGGGCGTTGACCGGTTCCAGGCGGGATATTTCGTCAAAAAACCAGGCGCAACTGGCAAACGAAGCCAGGCCCCAGGCCTGCATGGACAGGAGTTTCCAGGCCGTGCCCCGCCCGGCCGGGCTGGTTTTGGGGGCCATATGGACGTTTTCAAAGGCTTCGGTGGTGACCGTACCGGCCAGGACGCCGCCGTAGGCGACCAGGGCCTTTTCAGCATCGTTAAAAAGAGGGGCGGCCGTTACGTCATAGTGGGCGTCCAGACGGGATTTGAGGAGGTTCAGGGCGTTTCGCAGGGGCGCGCGCCAGCGTTGGTTATAGCTGCCGCCGTGGTCGCCGGCGGTGCAGCCGCAGTCCGAGCGCCAGCGTTCAACGCCGTGGGCGCAGCTCCAGGCCGAGGCTTCGCGGATGCGCACGTATTGGCGGGGCGGATTGGCGGCCAGATAGGCGGCGTAGTTGGTCAACGTCAGGCCGTCGCGGCCGGATTTGGCCTGATCGAGGACATAGGCCAGGGCCATTTCGCCGAATTTGAAGTGATGGCCGTAGGTCTCGCCGTCGGTGGCCAGGGAGAGCAGGCCCTGGCCGGCCGCGCTGGAGAGGCGGGTAAAGAACTGTTCGCCGTCGGCCAGCAGATGGTCGAAGGCCACGGCCTGGGACAGGGGGCCGTGGTAAAAAAAGACGGCGATGCTGCGCCCGGAGGGCAGGTGGACGGCGTAGGGCTGGCGGATGTCCAGGGAACCGGCGTCCACGTCGCGCCAATTCCTGGCGTCGTCGCTGACGGCAATGGCCTGGGACGGGGCCAGGATGGTAAAGAGGATGCCGGCCTCGGCCAGGGCTTCCAGGGTCGGGGTATCGACGGCGGTTTCCGACAGCCACATGCCTTCGGGGGCGCGGTTGAAGCGGGCGGCGAAGTCGTCCACGGCCCAGCGGACTTCCAGGGTTTTGTCCCGGGCCGTGGCCAGGGGCATGATGACGTGGTGGTAGATCTGGGCCAGGGCGTTGCCGTGGCCCAGGCGGGCCAGACTGGCGCGATCGGCTTCCAGGATGCGGGCGTAGGTGTCCGGGGCCGAGCGGGCCATCCAGGACATGAGCGTGGGGCCGGCGTTAAAGCTCATGAGGCTGTAGCAATTGACGAGTTCGGCGATACGCCCCTCGCCGTTCTGGCGTCTGGCCCGGGCCAGCGGGGCATACGATTCGCGGCAGATGCGCTCGTTCCAATGGATGCTCGGGGCGGCGCTGCCCTCGGGCAGGATGCGGCCGAGCCAGGGGTCTTCGCGGGGCGGCTGGTAAAAATGGCCGTGGATGCAAAGGGCGCGGTCCATGCTGTCACTCCTGTCCGGTGGTTCGTTCAATGCGGTTTTCCCCGGCGTCGGGGGGAAGAAAGATCTTGTGGTCCAGGGCGTCGAGGGCTCGATCGGCCAGGGCGGCCTCCCGGCGTCGCAAGAGGGAGGCATCGACGTAGTGGACCTCCATGGGTCCCTGGACCGGGCGCACCAGGGCCAGGGACAGCCCGGGCCAGGACCACAGGTGCATCCGGTTGCCGGCCTCGTCCGGGCGCACCACGGACGGCCCGTATTTGGCGGTGTAGGCGTCAAGCACCCGGGCATAGTCGGCCCCGGGATCATTGCCGACCGGGGCGATGGTCAGGGCCACGCCGGCCAGCTTGCCGCCGTCGTAGGCGTACACCACGCTGACAAGCGGGATGTCGCCCAGGGTGAGGCGTTCGTCGGCCCGGCGGTAATAGCGCCGGCCCCGATGGCCAAAGAGGTATTCGCCGGTCGGCAGGGTCCCTTCCGGGGAGCCGAAGGCGGCCCCGCGAAAGGAGCGCGGCGGGTCGCCCTTGGAGAAAATCCGCAGACCGCCCGAGAGCGAGGGCGGCGCGCCCGAGGCGGCCTCGGCGGCCACGACCTTGGCCAAGAGGGCTGCGTCGGCGTAGCGGATGGCCAGCCCGCCCGCAGCCGTATCCCGGGACAGGGCGATCTGGGCCTTGGGCCAGCTCCAGACGAGTTCTTCTTCCAAGGTGGCGGGGATGGCCCGGGGCGGCCCGTACTTGGCGGCATAGGCCTGGCGCAGGGACTCAAAATCGGCCGTGGCCTCGGCCCGCATGAGGACGGCGAAAAATTTCCCCTGGTAAAAGCCGTAGAGGATGTCGCCCAAGCGGGTTTCGCCCAGTTCCAGGCGTTCGTTGGCGCGGCGATAATAGACGGCGGCCCCTTCGCGGTAGGCCTCGGTCATGTCGGGCAGACTGGCCCGGTCGCGGCCGAAGCGGATGCCGCGAAACCCGATTGGCCCCCGGGCGCGGATGTCCTCGGTGCTTTGCCAGGTTTCGCGCTCGTCGTGGCTCAGCTCGGGCAGATAGACGTAATCCACCACGGTTTTCCCGTCCCGGGCAAAGTGGGACAGGCTGACCGTCAGCGTCGGCTGCCGCCAGACCAGACGGACGACGCCCGGCGCGCCTTCCCGGGCCGGCAGGCCGTATTTGGCATCATAGGCGGCAATGAGCGGGGCCAGCCCGTCGCAATCCTCCAGGGTCATGCGCACGAAAAAAAACATCCCCCGGGAAAACCCGTAGCGCACGGTCGTGGCGCAGGCGTCGCCAAGGACCGGCTTCTCGGCTTCACGGCGGTACAAGGCCACATCGCCGAAATCGGACACCAGGACGAGGCCGGGGAGGTCGGCCAGGGCCGTGCCAAAGGGCATGCCACGGAATTCCGGGGCCTTGGCGGCGAGAGAGGGACTCCCGGCCCAGAGCAAGGCCGAAACGGCCAGCCAGAGGATGCGGCGGCGCATGGGACCGCCGCCCTACCGGGCCAGACGCTTGCCGATGCGTCGGGCCATTTCCCTGAGGCTGCCGGCCAGGGCGGCCACCTCGTCGTGGCCGCCCACGGGCAGCGTCCCGGTCATGCGCCCGACGCTCAGGTCCCGGGCGAAAAAGGCGCAGCGCCGCACCGGGCCGCCCAGCGCCAGGGCCATGGCCACGGCAAAAACGACGCCAAGGACAAAGATGCCCCAGGCCGCGCCCGCCAGAGCCAGCCGGGAGCCATTCAGGGAATCGGCCAGCCCCGAGGCGTCGGCCGCAGCCTCGGCCAGGGTCGCGCCGCCCAGTTCCGTCCCGGCGGCCAGGGCGGCCCGCTCGGCCTCGATGATCTGGCGGCCGGTGGCCCGCAGGGCTTCCCAGTCCGACAGCAGGACTGAAGCCGCCTGCCGGCAGGCGGCCAGGGCGGCGAAGACCGGGGCGAGACGCTTGGTCTCGTCGTCGCTGCCGGCCTTGATGTCGCGCAAGGCTCCTTCGGCCTCGTCGTAGCGGGCCAGGGCCTGGGACAGACGCGCGGGGTCGCGTTCGGCCTTGGCGCTCTCGGCGGCCAACCGGACGTCCCGCCCGGCGTCCTGGGCAGCCTGGGCGGTCTTGAGACGTTTGGCATGCAGGCGCAGCGGTTCGGGCTGGGGATATTTGGCGGCCAGCTCCTTGTCCCACTGGGCCGTCTTGAACTCGATATAGGCGGCCACGGCGGCGGCGTAGCCGTCCTGGGCCGTGGTCAGTTCGGTGCGGGCCTGGGCCACCCGGTCATTGGCGGACACGGCCGACTCAGCGGCTTTTTTATAGCTGTCGAGAAAAAAACCGATTTTCTGGGCCTCGGCGGCCAGCCCCTCCATCCCCGGGCGAGTGGCGGCCTCTTTGGCGGCGTGCAGGGCGTCGGCGGCCTGGGCCAGTTCCTTCTTGGCCCGCTCCAGGGCGTCGCGTTCGCCGGACAGGGCATAGCCCCGGATGGCCTGGGCAGCCAGGAGCAGCCGGCGTTCCACGGAAACGGCCAGATCGGCCCGGGGCAGGCGGGCTGTTTCCAGGGAACGGGACCGGCCGGCCAGCCCGTCCAGACGGGATACCGCGA
The window above is part of the Desulfovibrio sp. TomC genome. Proteins encoded here:
- a CDS encoding DUF3536 domain-containing protein, whose translation is MDRALCIHGHFYQPPREDPWLGRILPEGSAAPSIHWNERICRESYAPLARARRQNGEGRIAELVNCYSLMSFNAGPTLMSWMARSAPDTYARILEADRASLARLGHGNALAQIYHHVIMPLATARDKTLEVRWAVDDFAARFNRAPEGMWLSETAVDTPTLEALAEAGILFTILAPSQAIAVSDDARNWRDVDAGSLDIRQPYAVHLPSGRSIAVFFYHGPLSQAVAFDHLLADGEQFFTRLSSAAGQGLLSLATDGETYGHHFKFGEMALAYVLDQAKSGRDGLTLTNYAAYLAANPPRQYVRIREASAWSCAHGVERWRSDCGCTAGDHGGSYNQRWRAPLRNALNLLKSRLDAHYDVTAAPLFNDAEKALVAYGGVLAGTVTTEAFENVHMAPKTSPAGRGTAWKLLSMQAWGLASFASCAWFFDEISRLEPVNALTFALRAAELARTTGMADPEAEVTAVLAEAVSNEPAMGTGRDIWDNLAKPRRETPKSLITQALITLALENRLPAGGHDATVVWPGVDVAIRLEDATGQTTSGAASILYRLETAADVFALTYTPATVADPFQGCASIQPATGGPEEGFNFQAVGLPVNKRQALADIFTRYAEALFFANNLAQAAIARSLVTERQEAQNTVNLAPLLLPLWPGLIWHEVFELPLPEKRRELLHLFLKQTGRDSPVKAALEARLAAETARLISRPDPDWQLLARLIKHAADLDLHPDWWAAQNALWERRPFTGSARELATALGFAV